Genomic DNA from Gammaproteobacteria bacterium:
ATTTAAATATTCATTTCCTTGATAACTAGGGGGCGTTCTCAATCAATAAGGGGTCGCCCTGCTGGGTCTGTTTTTGCCCAGCAAGGCAGCACGAGTGCGGTGTAGTGGTGCTCGCAAGCGAGTGACTACGTGCCCCCACGCCTCCGCGGGGGCAAGCCCTAGGGGTATAACGCCGCTGGGCAGAAAAACAGACCCAGCCCTTCGGGTTGCACCTGAAAAAACGCCAGGCTGCGTTGTTCGTCATTCATTTGGGACCACCAAATCTCTCTCCTCTCGCCTTACACCCCAAGAGCCTGCCCCCGCGAAGGCGTGGGGGCACTTCCTGCGGGGCGCCTGACCATTTTTCAGGTGCAACAGGATGGCCTTATTGATTGAGAACGCCTCCTAGGGGCACGCTTACCCACCGAGCAATGTAATCACTCTAGCAAGATCTTCTTCGGTATCAACACCAAAACCCGGATCACAAGACACATCAAAAACACGGATTTTCCTGCCATGTTCAAGTACGCGCAGTTGTTCTAATAGTTCAACAACTTCCAGCTTCCCCGCTGGCCACGTTACATACTCTTTTATAAAACCGGCACGGTATGCGTATAAACCGATATGCCGCCGATAGACATGAGCAGCTATGTTGGTTGGCACCCTGTTTTTACTAAAATCAGTCCTATCCCACGGAATCGGCGCCCGACTAAAATACAAAGCATAGCCATTATCGTCGACAAGCACCTTAACCACATTTTGGTTAAACAGGTCTTCACTGCTTGTGATCCATTGTGCAGCAGTAATAATATCAGCATCGCTATTGATGCAATGTTCAGCTACTGCAGACACTAACTGCGATGGCATGGTGGGTTCATCGCCCTGCATATTGACGATGACTTCATCATCATCATAGCCACGCTGTTCGATGACCTCAGCAATACGATCTGTACCACTGCGATGTTGATCTGACGTCATACACGCAATCGCACCAAAGCCCATAGCCGCATCAGCGACACGCTGATCATCCGTGGCAATAACCACTTCTTTAGCGCCACTTTGGCATGCTCGCTCGTATACGTGCTGAATCATTGGTTTGCCAACAATATCACGCAGTGGTTTTCCGGGTAAACGTTGAGAGGCATAACGAGCTGGAATAATAATATTAAACATAAATAATCTTTATTTATTGCTATCTATTAGATGCTGTGTCTTGGGCTGTTACTGTTTTCAATAGGCTCATAAGCGATGGCTCTAACCTGCCATCAAGTATGGCATCAATAGCAATATAATAATATTTTTCGTCCTTAATGATTTCACGACATTTAACGGCATCTTTTTCGGTCATCAGCACAGGATATTCATCATCAAAGACTATGTCTTCAGTTTGATAACGGTAATGATCGGAAAAATGATGCTCGATCACTGTTAAACCCAATGATCTTAGATAATTATAAAATCGCTGTGGGTTTCCAATGGCTGCAATGGCATGAATACTCGTACCAGTAAAGTGACCTATTGGCTTCTCTTCATTATTGATTAAACACCTTGGCGCATGAGAATGCATCGTCATGTTGTAGTGGTCGCTGTTATTGCTGCCCTTGTTATAAGTACCAAGACCATTAATCACCACAAAGTCGACTGTTTTTAGCCGCTGCTCAGGCTCGCGTAACGGGCCAGCAGGCAAACAATAGCCATTACCCAAACCGCGTGATGCATCAATGACAGCAATTTCGATATCACGTTCTAAACGATAATATTGCAAGCCGTCATCCGACACAATGATATTGCAGCCCTGCTCGATCAATAATTGGCTGCTAGCGATTCGATCTGGACAAGCGACGACAAGACATTGTGTCCGCTGCGCGAGCAACACTGCCTCATCGCTAAGCTTGAAGGGGTCGCTGTTAGCAGTCACCATAAGCGGTTCTTTGTCTACATTACCACCGTAACCACGGGTAATAATGCCAGGTGTGTAGCCATGTTTCTTAAGCAAGGCGATCAAGGCAATAACCAATGGTGTTTTGCCAGTGCCACCAACACTGATGTTGCCAACCACAATAACGGGCACGGGCAATCTAATACTTTTCAGTACACCTGATCGATAGAGTAATTTTCGCAAACTAATTAAGCCACGAAAACACCATGACAGTGGCCTTAATAACGTTGCCAGTGTATTACAGTGATACCAATAATGATCGAGGCGAAGCATTTATTTAAGGACTGTTGTCTGTGTTCTTATTATGCCCATTAAACTGTAGACGGTGCAGGTGCGCATAATGACTATCTAAAGCCAGTAATTCTGCATGCTTGCCTTGCTCAACTAAACGCCCTTTATCGAGCACAACGATGCGATCTGCATTTTCAATTGTCGATAGTCGATGAGCAATCACTAGGGTAGTACGCCCTTGCATAAGACGTTTTAATGAATCCCGTATTAGTCCTTCTGATTCCGAATCTAGCGCAGAGGTAGCTTCATCCAAAATCAATATAGGTGAATCTTTAAGTAATGCCCTTGCAATAGCAATACGCTGGCGTTGGCCACCCGACAATAAAACACCCTTATCGCCGACTTCTGTGTCAAATTTATCAGGCAGACGATCGACAAATTCGCTAACGTGTGCGGCATCAGCCGCTGCCATAACCTCTGCTTTAGTACGACCACGCAGACTGCCATAAGCAATATTATTATAAATACTATCGTTAAATAAAATAACCTCCTGACCAACATAAGAAATCTGTTGCCGTAGGCTTTTCAGGCTATAGTCATTAATATTTATTTCATCGAGAATGATTGCACCACTGGTTGTGGGATAAAGCCGCAACAATAAATTCATCAGTGTTGTTTTACCACTGCCTGAGCGACCGACTAATGCTACTGTCTCACCAGGCGCTACATTAAAGCTGATGTTCTCAAGTATAATGTCATTGCCTTGATCGTAATGAAATGAGAGATTTTTATAGGCAATCGCGCCCCGCGCCTTGGCAATTGAATAACTACCTTTATCCGTCTCTATATCGTGATCTATTAAGCCGAATACGCTGTCAGCCGCCGTGATGCCGCGTTGTAATGACTCGTTAATTTTGGCCAGTCGTTTTAAGGGGGATAACAACATTAACATGGCCGCAAAAAGAGAGCCGAAGGTGCCAACAGAAACCGGGGTGGTAAAAGTATCGTTTGTCGCCAAGTAAATGATGCCAACCAAAAACAATACAGGTATCACCTGTATCACTGGCACACTGAGTGCAGTTGTTAGAATCATTTTCATATTTTGTTTGCGATTACTTTCATTAGCGCGTTCGAAATTATCTTCTTCCTGCTGCTGACCTTGAAAGGTCTTAATGATTTGCTGCCCCTCTATAGCCTCTTCGGCAATATGCGCAGTGTCGCCCATTGAGGCTTGAATACGACGACTGATTTTCCTAAAACGTTTGCTGACATAGACTGCCATCAAAGCAATAATCGGTGCTGTCATAATAAAAATGAGGCTAAGTTTCCAATTAAGGTAAAACATCCACCCCAGCAA
This window encodes:
- the kdsB gene encoding 3-deoxy-manno-octulosonate cytidylyltransferase, translated to MFNIIIPARYASQRLPGKPLRDIVGKPMIQHVYERACQSGAKEVVIATDDQRVADAAMGFGAIACMTSDQHRSGTDRIAEVIEQRGYDDDEVIVNMQGDEPTMPSQLVSAVAEHCINSDADIITAAQWITSSEDLFNQNVVKVLVDDNGYALYFSRAPIPWDRTDFSKNRVPTNIAAHVYRRHIGLYAYRAGFIKEYVTWPAGKLEVVELLEQLRVLEHGRKIRVFDVSCDPGFGVDTEEDLARVITLLGG
- a CDS encoding tetraacyldisaccharide 4'-kinase: MLRLDHYWYHCNTLATLLRPLSWCFRGLISLRKLLYRSGVLKSIRLPVPVIVVGNISVGGTGKTPLVIALIALLKKHGYTPGIITRGYGGNVDKEPLMVTANSDPFKLSDEAVLLAQRTQCLVVACPDRIASSQLLIEQGCNIIVSDDGLQYYRLERDIEIAVIDASRGLGNGYCLPAGPLREPEQRLKTVDFVVINGLGTYNKGSNNSDHYNMTMHSHAPRCLINNEEKPIGHFTGTSIHAIAAIGNPQRFYNYLRSLGLTVIEHHFSDHYRYQTEDIVFDDEYPVLMTEKDAVKCREIIKDEKYYYIAIDAILDGRLEPSLMSLLKTVTAQDTASNR
- the msbA gene encoding lipid A export permease/ATP-binding protein MsbA; this translates as MPAPINGTAVTTYRRLLGYVSPYKGTFIIAVIGMVCYAVTDAAFAALIKPLLDQNFVNRDPQWMLWTPLLLLLVFIARSLGGFFSTYYMASVGRHVVKDIRRQMFTRITHLPTKYFDHSSSGHILSKFTFDSEQVATATTNAVTILVRDSLTVLALLGWMFYLNWKLSLIFIMTAPIIALMAVYVSKRFRKISRRIQASMGDTAHIAEEAIEGQQIIKTFQGQQQEEDNFERANESNRKQNMKMILTTALSVPVIQVIPVLFLVGIIYLATNDTFTTPVSVGTFGSLFAAMLMLLSPLKRLAKINESLQRGITAADSVFGLIDHDIETDKGSYSIAKARGAIAYKNLSFHYDQGNDIILENISFNVAPGETVALVGRSGSGKTTLMNLLLRLYPTTSGAIILDEININDYSLKSLRQQISYVGQEVILFNDSIYNNIAYGSLRGRTKAEVMAAADAAHVSEFVDRLPDKFDTEVGDKGVLLSGGQRQRIAIARALLKDSPILILDEATSALDSESEGLIRDSLKRLMQGRTTLVIAHRLSTIENADRIVVLDKGRLVEQGKHAELLALDSHYAHLHRLQFNGHNKNTDNSP